The following are encoded together in the Panicum virgatum strain AP13 chromosome 6K, P.virgatum_v5, whole genome shotgun sequence genome:
- the LOC120711624 gene encoding homeobox-leucine zipper protein ROC1-like produces the protein MTPARRMPAAMIGRNGVAYGSSSALSLSQADLLDSHHLQQAFQQQLYDQIPAGAVDSGDNIIHGRSDTLADEFESKSCSENPDGTSGDDGQEDPNQRPNKKKRYHRHTQHQIQEMEAFFKECPHPDDKQRKELSRELGLEPLQVKFWFQNKRTQMKNQHERQENAQLRAENDKLRAENMRYKEALSTASCPSCGGPAALGEMSFDEHHLRLENARLRDEIDRISGIAAKHVGKPMVSFPVLSSPLAAAAARSPLDVVGAFGSAGLGPDPLFGVGTGAGELLRSVSTGQLDADKPMIVELAVAAMDELLRMARLDAPLWSTGAAGAQLDEEEYGRMFPGGLGPRQYGLRPEASRDGAVVIMTRDSLVEILMDVNRFAAVFSSIVSRASTHEVLSTGVAGSYNGALQVMSMEFQVPSPLVPTRESYFARYCKNNPDGTWAVVDVSLDSLRPNPVLKCRRRPSGCLIQEMPNGYSKVTWVEHVEVDDRSVHNLYRPLVNSGLAFGAKRWVGTLDRQCERLASAMASNIPNGDLGVITSIEGRKSMLKLAERMVASFCGGVTASAAHQWTTLSGSGAEDVRVMTRKSVDDPGRPPGIVLNAATSFWLPVPPKRVFDFLRDETSRSEWDILSNGGAVQEMAHIANGRDHGNCVSLLRVNSANSNQSNMLILQESCTDASGSYVVYAPVDVVAMNVVLNGGDPDYVALLPSGFAILPDGPPGAPNGEISAGLEAGGGSLLTVAFQILVDSVPTAKLSLGSVATVNSLIACTVERIKAAVCAEGNPQ, from the exons ATGACGCCGGCGAGACGCATGCCGGCGGCGATGATCGGCCGGAATGGCGTCGCGTATGGGTCCTCGTCGGCGCTGTCTTTGAGCCAG GCTGACCTGCTAGACAGCCATCACCTGCAGCAAGCGTTCCAGCAGCAACTCTATGATCAAATCCCAGCCGGTGCAGTGGACAGCGGCGACAACATCATCCATGGCCGCTCCGACACACTGGCAGATGAGTTTGAGAGCAAGTCGTGCAGCGAGAATCCCGATGGCACCTCTGGCGATGACGGTCAGGAAGACCCCAACCAGCGGCCGAACAAGAAGAAGCGGTACCACCGCCACACCCAGCATCAGATCCAAGAAATGGAAGC GTTCTTTAAGGAGTGCCCACACCCAGatgacaagcagaggaaggAGCTGAGCCGGGAGCTCGGCCTCGAGCCACTGCAAGTCAAGTTTTGGTTCCAGAACAAGCGCACACAGATGAAG AACCAGCATGAGCGACAGGAGAACGCGCAGCTGCGCGCGGAGAACGACAAGCTGCGTGCCGAGAACATGCGGTACAAGGAGGCGCTCAGCACGGCCTCCTGCCCCAGCTGCGGTGGCCCTGCTGCCCTCGGCGAGATGTCCTTTGATGAGCACCACCTCCGGCTCGAGAATGCCCGCCTCCGCGACGAGATTGACCGGATCTCTGGCATCGCTGCCAAGCACGTTGGCAAGCCCATGGTCTCTTTCCCAGTGCTCTCCAGcccgcttgccgccgccgcagcccgctcCCCACTGGACGTTGTTGGTGCGTTCGGGTCGGCCGGCCTTGGCCCCGACCCCTTGTTCGGTGTTGGCACCGGTGCAGGAGAGCTGTTGAGGAGCGTGTCAACCGGCCAGCTCGATGCTGACAAGCCCATGATCGTGGAGCTGGCCGTCGCCGCAATGGATGAGCTCCTACGGATGGCCCGGCTGGACGCACCGCTGTGGAGCACCGGCGCGGCAGGGGCACAGCTCGACGAGGAGGAGTACGGCCGGATGTTCCCAGGCGGGCTCGGGCCAAGGCAGTACGGGCTACGGCCGGAGGCATCACGCGATGGCGCTGTGGTGATCATGACGCGTGACAGCCTCGTTGAGATACTCATGGACGTG AACCGATTTGCTGCTGTGTTCTCGAGCATTGTGTCGAGGGCTTCGACGCACGAGGTGCTGTCAACTGGTGTGGCAGGGAGCTATAATGGTGCATTGCAAGTG ATGTCAATGGAGTTTCAGGTACCGTCGCCGCTGGTGCCAACACGAGAGAGCTACTTTGCAAGGTACTGCAAGAACAACCCAGACGGGACGTGGGCTGTTGTTGATGTCTCGCTTGACAGCCTCCGCCCTAACCCTGTCTTGAAGTGCCGGCGCAGGCCGTCCGGCTGCCTTATCCAAGAAATGCCCAATGGCTACTCAAAG GTGACCTGGGTGGAGCATGTTGAGGTCGATGACAGATCAGTGCACAATCTCTACAGGCCTTTGGTGAATTCAGGGCTTGCgtttggtgcaaaacggtggGTTGGCACCCTGGACCGACAATGTGAGCGCCTTGCCAGCGCCATGGCCAGCAACATCCCCAACGGTGACCTTGGTG TGATCACAAGCATAGAAGGGAGGAAGAGCATGCTTAAGCTGGCAGAGAGGATGGTGGCGAGCTTCTGCGGTGGTGTGACCGCGTCCGCTGCACACCAGTGGACGACGCTCTCGGGCAGTGGTGCTGAAGACGTGCGTGTCATGACCAGGAAGAGTGTGGATGACCCCGGCAGGCCCCCAGGCATCGTGCTCAATGCTGCTACCTCCTTCTGGCTCCCAGTCCCGCCCAAGAGGGTCTTCGACTTCCTCCGCGACGAGACCTCTCGCAGCGAG TGGGACATTCTCTCAAATGGTGGTGCTGTCCAAGAAATGGCTCACATTGCCAATGGCCGGGACCATGGCAACTGCGTCTCCCTTCTTCGTGTCAAT AGTGCAAACTCGAACCAGAGCAACATGCTGATCCTGCAGGAGAGCTGCACTGATGCGTCAGGGTCCTATGTTGTGTACGCGCCGGTGGATGTGGTGGCGATGAACGTGGTGCTGAACGGTGGCGACCCAGACTACGTGGCCCTCCTGCCGTCGGGCTTCGCCATCCTCCCTGACGGGCCACCTGGTGCTCCCAATGGAGAGATAAGCGCCGGcttggaggccggcggcggatcCCTCCTGACTGTGGCGTTCCAGATCCTGGTGGACTCAGTCCCCACCGCCAAGCTCTCACTGGGCTCTGTCGCCACCGTGAACAGCCTCATCGCCTGCACCGTGGAGCGCATCAAGGCCGCCGTCTGCGCGGAAGGCAACCCACAGTAG
- the LOC120711625 gene encoding polyadenylation and cleavage factor homolog 4-like isoform X1, with protein MAGPPAGGQVVERFRARLREEAGGEPGAAAVVRAYAEALRELTFNCKPVITELTIIAGQHAALAARGIADAVCARVAEVPPDQILPSLYLLDSIVKNIGREYVDHFANRLQKVFVDAYCRVDPSQYASMQRLFRTWWPVFPSSVLRGIEDDLQFSPSEDKRPAIATNPHQSESLSPRPSHGIHVNPKYLEAQQKLKQTNVQVHQPVVRGMRQMADLDEDPMNGLTSNGLRGRPSSMLQKSTVQYAGDSDQQDTFRSIAGIRATSPHLLSTHPSDVILDGPLATSRGNLSKSPPLDVFPRNVSPKRSLERLPPSHSVLGPDPRRFPDRNGRSRWTYDDGAQRPTISMIDEEYRKQSARELIDAYGNCQARDADERVFKMQRLDSNGMASKSSARNWLTSEEEEYSWEDMSPTLTDRVRSSMPSFTPGAMRAGFPGANAGLLESDTGRHNFPRQSHQSSIDGPPLNLEDRITSSNHVDMSTSRRYLSNYGVQNGAHLEYQTSEHTLNHGRTATMQTPPWQQPTGLPLRVQAPEHPSVLDRIPLPADGAMPVKRLEIGGTYNALGVDIPLLEKRRPLTAPTPMEWPHHTQSQTLLPIPPDTKHVRNAADSLEIRPFVSQGASSSVFVPRHHYDALDQKTLSTGSLAQPPYQHQDLLPSSQQNQGTILGNQAQPHHPQQFRPHPHPHPNPHHQEAFRSFAPGISVSQFSGQGGTAVMPPVSLLPSSFSVSPAVPPYGMPSVPSFPRPPLPPGPPPASLQIGSSSSQVGGAQPFVSGLLSNLMRQGVITLETPGRPQDSIGVDFNVDLKVRNEPVINALYQDLSRQCKTCGLRFKCQEEHRAHMDWHVTKNRNSKNRKQSSRKYFVTAEEWLRAAETVGNDGVPAFIPSEPVPDRKEEKEIAVPADEEQTACALCQEPFEDFYSDETEEWMYKGAIYMDAPDGNIDGLERSQLGPIVHAKCRSAPSNTS; from the exons ATGGCGGGGCCCCCCGCGGGGGGCCAGGTCGTGGAGCGGTTCCGCGCGCGGCTGCgcgaggaggcgggcggcgagccgggcgccgccgcggtggtgCGCGCGTACGCGGAGGCGCTCCGGGAGCTCACCTTCAACTGCAAGCCGGTCATCACCGAGCTCACCATCATAGCGGGGCAgcacgccgcgctcgccgccaggGGCATCGCCGACGCCGTCTGCGCCCGCGTCGCGGAG GTGCCACCTGACCAGATATTACCATCTTTGTATCTGCTAGATAGTATTGTGAAGAACATTGGACGGGAATATGTCGACCATTTTGCTAATAGGTTGCAGAAGGTATTTGTTGATGCATACTGCAGAGTTGATCCCAGTCAGTATGCTTCAATGCAGCGCCTCTTTCGTACATGGTGGCCAGTGTTTCCTTCTTCTGTGCTTCGTGGCATTGAGGATGACCTTCAATTTTCTCCCTCAGAGGATAAGCGTCCTGCCATAGCGACAAATCCGCATCAATCAGAGTCGCTATCTCCTAGGCCATCACATGGCATACATGTAAATCCCAAGTACCTGGAAGCACAACAAAAATTGAAGCAGACCAATGTG CAGGTGCATCAACCAGTAGTCCGTGGCATGAGGCAAATGGCTGATCTGGATGAGGATCCGATGAATGGATTAACATCTAATGGTTTGCGAGGACGTCCATCTTCAATGCTTCAG AAATCTACTGTGCAGTATGCTGGTGATTCTGATCAACAAGATACATTTCGATCTATTGCTGGAATAAGGGCAACGTCACCACATCTGTTGAGcacacatccatctgatgtcaTTCTAGATGGGCCATTAGCGACTTCAAGGGGAAACTTGTCCAAGTCTCCACCTCTTGATGTGTTCCCTAGGAATGTGTCTCCCAAGAGATCGCTAGAGAGGCTGCCACCATCTCATTCTGTATTGGGACCTGACCCCAGAAGATTTCCTGATCGGAATGGCAGGTCGAGATGGACTTATGACGATGGTGCACAGCGGCCAACAATCAGCATGATTGATGAAGAATACAGGAAGCAAAGTGCAAGAGAACTTATTGATGCTTATGGGAATTGTCAAGCCCGAGATGCTGATGAAAGAGTTTTTAAAATGCAGCGCCTGGATTCGAATGGAATGGCTAGCAAATCTAGTGCACGAAATTGGCTCACttcagaggaagaagagtattCTTGGGAGGATATGAGTCCAACTTTGACTGATCGAGTCAGAAGCAGCATGCCTTCTTTTACTCCTGGAGCCATGAGAGCTGGATTTCCTGGGGCAAATGCAGGGTTACTTGAATCTGATACTGGGAGGCACAATTTTCCAAGGCAATCTCATCAATCATCGATTGATGGACCACCATTGAATCTCGAAGATAGGATTACTTCTTCAAAT CATGTTGACATGTCTACTAGTAGGAGATATCTAAGCAATTATGGTGTTCAGAATGGAGCTCATTTGGAGTACCAGACTTCTGAGCATACCCTCAATCACGGGAGAACTGCTACCATGCAAACTCCACCTTGGCAACAGCCTACTGGTCTGCCATTGCGAGTGCAAGCACCTGAACATCCATCAGTACTTGATAGAATACCACTGCCTGCTGATGGTGCAATGCCAGTTAAGAGATTGGAGATTGGTGGTACATACAATGCTTTAGGTGTAGATATACCCTTGCTGGAGAAGCGCAGGCCACTAACTGCTCCTACTCCGATGGAATGGCCTCATCATACTCAGTCGCAAACTTTACTACCGATTCCACCCGATACAAAACATGTTAGAAATGCAGCAGATAGTTTAGAAATTAGGCCATTTGTTAGTCAAGGAGCCAGTTCATCTGTATTTGTTCCACGGCATCATTATGATGCCTTGGATCAGAAAACATTAAGTACTGGTAGCTTAGCTCAACCACCATACCAGCACCAAGATTTGCTGCCATCGAGTCAACAAAATCAAGGTACAATTTTGGGAAACCAAGCTCAGCCTCATCATCCTCAACAATTCCGtccccatccccatccccatccCAATCCTCACCACCAGGAGGCTTTTAGAAGCTTTGCCCCTGGCATATCTGTCTCCCAGTTCTCAGGGCAAGGAGGTACTGCAGTGATGCCACCAGTTTCACTTCTGCCCAGTTCCTTTTCTGTATCACCTGCTGTGCCACCCTATGGCATGCCGTCTGTGCCCAGTTTTCCTAGGCCACCATTACCTCCCGGACCACCACCTGCTTCACTGCAGATTGGTTCATCATCATCACAAGTTGGCGGCGCTCAACCATTTGTCTCCGGACTGTTGAGTAACCTTATGCGCCAAGGTGTAATTACATTGGAAACACCTGGCCGACCTCAG GATTCAATTGGAGTTGATTTCAATGTAGACCTCAAGGTACGGAACGAGCCTGTCATCAATGCTTTGTATCAGGATCTTTCAAGGCAGTGCAAAACTTGTGGCCTTCGGTTCAAATGCCAAGAGGAGCATCGTGCTCACATGGACTGGCATGTTacaaaaaatagaaattcaAAGAACCGTAAGCAATCTTCACGTAAATATTTTGTAACGGCGGAGGAATGGTTAAGAGCAGCAGAAACAGTTGGAAACGATGGTGTCCCTGCTTTTATACCCTCAGAGCCAGTCCCAGACagaaaggaagagaaagaaatcgcTGTTCCTGCGGATGAGGAGCAAACAGCCTGTGCATTATGTCAAGAACCATTTGAAGATTTCTACAGTGACGAGACTGAAGAGTGGATGTACAAAGGTGCAATTTACATGGATGCACCAGATGGTAATATCGATGGTCTGGAAAGGTCACAGTTGGGACCTATTGTCCATGCGAAATGTCGATCTGCGCCCAGCAATACTTCTTAG
- the LOC120711625 gene encoding polyadenylation and cleavage factor homolog 4-like isoform X2, with the protein MAGPPAGGQVVERFRARLREEAGGEPGAAAVVRAYAEALRELTFNCKPVITELTIIAGQHAALAARGIADAVCARVAEVPPDQILPSLYLLDSIVKNIGREYVDHFANRLQKVFVDAYCRVDPSQYASMQRLFRTWWPVFPSSVLRGIEDDLQFSPSEDKRPAIATNPHQSESLSPRPSHGIHVNPKYLEAQQKLKQTNVVHQPVVRGMRQMADLDEDPMNGLTSNGLRGRPSSMLQKSTVQYAGDSDQQDTFRSIAGIRATSPHLLSTHPSDVILDGPLATSRGNLSKSPPLDVFPRNVSPKRSLERLPPSHSVLGPDPRRFPDRNGRSRWTYDDGAQRPTISMIDEEYRKQSARELIDAYGNCQARDADERVFKMQRLDSNGMASKSSARNWLTSEEEEYSWEDMSPTLTDRVRSSMPSFTPGAMRAGFPGANAGLLESDTGRHNFPRQSHQSSIDGPPLNLEDRITSSNHVDMSTSRRYLSNYGVQNGAHLEYQTSEHTLNHGRTATMQTPPWQQPTGLPLRVQAPEHPSVLDRIPLPADGAMPVKRLEIGGTYNALGVDIPLLEKRRPLTAPTPMEWPHHTQSQTLLPIPPDTKHVRNAADSLEIRPFVSQGASSSVFVPRHHYDALDQKTLSTGSLAQPPYQHQDLLPSSQQNQGTILGNQAQPHHPQQFRPHPHPHPNPHHQEAFRSFAPGISVSQFSGQGGTAVMPPVSLLPSSFSVSPAVPPYGMPSVPSFPRPPLPPGPPPASLQIGSSSSQVGGAQPFVSGLLSNLMRQGVITLETPGRPQDSIGVDFNVDLKVRNEPVINALYQDLSRQCKTCGLRFKCQEEHRAHMDWHVTKNRNSKNRKQSSRKYFVTAEEWLRAAETVGNDGVPAFIPSEPVPDRKEEKEIAVPADEEQTACALCQEPFEDFYSDETEEWMYKGAIYMDAPDGNIDGLERSQLGPIVHAKCRSAPSNTS; encoded by the exons ATGGCGGGGCCCCCCGCGGGGGGCCAGGTCGTGGAGCGGTTCCGCGCGCGGCTGCgcgaggaggcgggcggcgagccgggcgccgccgcggtggtgCGCGCGTACGCGGAGGCGCTCCGGGAGCTCACCTTCAACTGCAAGCCGGTCATCACCGAGCTCACCATCATAGCGGGGCAgcacgccgcgctcgccgccaggGGCATCGCCGACGCCGTCTGCGCCCGCGTCGCGGAG GTGCCACCTGACCAGATATTACCATCTTTGTATCTGCTAGATAGTATTGTGAAGAACATTGGACGGGAATATGTCGACCATTTTGCTAATAGGTTGCAGAAGGTATTTGTTGATGCATACTGCAGAGTTGATCCCAGTCAGTATGCTTCAATGCAGCGCCTCTTTCGTACATGGTGGCCAGTGTTTCCTTCTTCTGTGCTTCGTGGCATTGAGGATGACCTTCAATTTTCTCCCTCAGAGGATAAGCGTCCTGCCATAGCGACAAATCCGCATCAATCAGAGTCGCTATCTCCTAGGCCATCACATGGCATACATGTAAATCCCAAGTACCTGGAAGCACAACAAAAATTGAAGCAGACCAATGTG GTGCATCAACCAGTAGTCCGTGGCATGAGGCAAATGGCTGATCTGGATGAGGATCCGATGAATGGATTAACATCTAATGGTTTGCGAGGACGTCCATCTTCAATGCTTCAG AAATCTACTGTGCAGTATGCTGGTGATTCTGATCAACAAGATACATTTCGATCTATTGCTGGAATAAGGGCAACGTCACCACATCTGTTGAGcacacatccatctgatgtcaTTCTAGATGGGCCATTAGCGACTTCAAGGGGAAACTTGTCCAAGTCTCCACCTCTTGATGTGTTCCCTAGGAATGTGTCTCCCAAGAGATCGCTAGAGAGGCTGCCACCATCTCATTCTGTATTGGGACCTGACCCCAGAAGATTTCCTGATCGGAATGGCAGGTCGAGATGGACTTATGACGATGGTGCACAGCGGCCAACAATCAGCATGATTGATGAAGAATACAGGAAGCAAAGTGCAAGAGAACTTATTGATGCTTATGGGAATTGTCAAGCCCGAGATGCTGATGAAAGAGTTTTTAAAATGCAGCGCCTGGATTCGAATGGAATGGCTAGCAAATCTAGTGCACGAAATTGGCTCACttcagaggaagaagagtattCTTGGGAGGATATGAGTCCAACTTTGACTGATCGAGTCAGAAGCAGCATGCCTTCTTTTACTCCTGGAGCCATGAGAGCTGGATTTCCTGGGGCAAATGCAGGGTTACTTGAATCTGATACTGGGAGGCACAATTTTCCAAGGCAATCTCATCAATCATCGATTGATGGACCACCATTGAATCTCGAAGATAGGATTACTTCTTCAAAT CATGTTGACATGTCTACTAGTAGGAGATATCTAAGCAATTATGGTGTTCAGAATGGAGCTCATTTGGAGTACCAGACTTCTGAGCATACCCTCAATCACGGGAGAACTGCTACCATGCAAACTCCACCTTGGCAACAGCCTACTGGTCTGCCATTGCGAGTGCAAGCACCTGAACATCCATCAGTACTTGATAGAATACCACTGCCTGCTGATGGTGCAATGCCAGTTAAGAGATTGGAGATTGGTGGTACATACAATGCTTTAGGTGTAGATATACCCTTGCTGGAGAAGCGCAGGCCACTAACTGCTCCTACTCCGATGGAATGGCCTCATCATACTCAGTCGCAAACTTTACTACCGATTCCACCCGATACAAAACATGTTAGAAATGCAGCAGATAGTTTAGAAATTAGGCCATTTGTTAGTCAAGGAGCCAGTTCATCTGTATTTGTTCCACGGCATCATTATGATGCCTTGGATCAGAAAACATTAAGTACTGGTAGCTTAGCTCAACCACCATACCAGCACCAAGATTTGCTGCCATCGAGTCAACAAAATCAAGGTACAATTTTGGGAAACCAAGCTCAGCCTCATCATCCTCAACAATTCCGtccccatccccatccccatccCAATCCTCACCACCAGGAGGCTTTTAGAAGCTTTGCCCCTGGCATATCTGTCTCCCAGTTCTCAGGGCAAGGAGGTACTGCAGTGATGCCACCAGTTTCACTTCTGCCCAGTTCCTTTTCTGTATCACCTGCTGTGCCACCCTATGGCATGCCGTCTGTGCCCAGTTTTCCTAGGCCACCATTACCTCCCGGACCACCACCTGCTTCACTGCAGATTGGTTCATCATCATCACAAGTTGGCGGCGCTCAACCATTTGTCTCCGGACTGTTGAGTAACCTTATGCGCCAAGGTGTAATTACATTGGAAACACCTGGCCGACCTCAG GATTCAATTGGAGTTGATTTCAATGTAGACCTCAAGGTACGGAACGAGCCTGTCATCAATGCTTTGTATCAGGATCTTTCAAGGCAGTGCAAAACTTGTGGCCTTCGGTTCAAATGCCAAGAGGAGCATCGTGCTCACATGGACTGGCATGTTacaaaaaatagaaattcaAAGAACCGTAAGCAATCTTCACGTAAATATTTTGTAACGGCGGAGGAATGGTTAAGAGCAGCAGAAACAGTTGGAAACGATGGTGTCCCTGCTTTTATACCCTCAGAGCCAGTCCCAGACagaaaggaagagaaagaaatcgcTGTTCCTGCGGATGAGGAGCAAACAGCCTGTGCATTATGTCAAGAACCATTTGAAGATTTCTACAGTGACGAGACTGAAGAGTGGATGTACAAAGGTGCAATTTACATGGATGCACCAGATGGTAATATCGATGGTCTGGAAAGGTCACAGTTGGGACCTATTGTCCATGCGAAATGTCGATCTGCGCCCAGCAATACTTCTTAG